One region of Quercus lobata isolate SW786 chromosome 2, ValleyOak3.0 Primary Assembly, whole genome shotgun sequence genomic DNA includes:
- the LOC115974008 gene encoding NAC domain containing protein 52-like, with product MENTFLPPGFRFHPTDVELLNYYLKRKVMGAPSHFQVISELDLYKYSPWDLPGRSQYQSSDNEWYFFCPRNKKHANGSKINRANEFGYWKVSGRDRTISHGEQNLGMKKILVFYTGRPPRGARTSWVMHEYRLLDKDLDINIQDLYVLCRVIYKSGVQSGTPLNQENWDSCQNDMLNNAAFESPQLPDQPPSQHVMADDDQKISMVMKSMPVDTNVFSSSIEAFPILTESSGEFTFSLEGDNNLTKVEETTWPVDNNNKNEYQDLFNFNQSEHEAPPSWDGCDIFKDLEDLGFLAELNKINGHYICNSQAADCVTDQMLLEQNEFLRAAKESEINPNRGFGVHYSEILYDPILDIPIPQSIDGEPMILQEPHWSHEPLDMSSKLNNNFEVTKINEDEVLSHNPATAPWELHKEYESFSVTESGTQSAIYSSLQSLLESIPASHASAVENPVHNSGWSLGVQSFDKLLQINGSSKHPSPTHNYQMLNQPWKRASPGKGYKFVAGLVVLSGTSWFVLVLVFAKIARLLWKMIFS from the exons ATGGAAAACACATTTCTTCCACCAGGTTTCCGTTTCCATCCAACAGATGttgaattattaaattactATCTCAAGAGAAAAGTCATGGGAGCCCCATCCCATTTCCAAGTGATTTCGGAGTTAGACCTATACAAATATTCTCCTTGGGACCTTCCAG GAAGAAGTCAATATCAATCTAGTGACAACGAGTGGTACTTCTTTTGTCCCCGAAACAAGAAGCACGCAAATGGTTCAAAGATAAATCGTGCTAATGAATTTGGATACTGGAAAGTTAGTGGAAGAGATAGAACTATTTCTCATGGGGAACAAAATTTGGGAATGAAGAAGATCCTTGTCTTTTACACTGGACGGCCGCCAAGAGGTGCCCGAACAAGTTGGGTAATGCATGAATATAGACTACTTGATAAGGACCTCGATATCAACATACAG GATTTGTATGTACTCTGTAGAGTTATCTATAAGAGTGGTGTACAGAGTGGAACACCATTGAACCAGGAAAATTGGGACTCATGTCAAAATGATATGCTAAACAATGCTGCTTTTGAATCACCTCAACTTCCTGACCAGCCCCCTTCACAGCATGTGATGGCTGATGATGATCAAAAGATATCTATGGTGATGAAAAGCATGCCAGTTGACACAAACGTCTTCTCATCTTCGATAGAGGCTTTTCCCATTTTAACAGAGTCAAGTGGAGAATTTACTTTTTCCTTAGAGGGTGACAATAACTTAACAAAGGTTGAAGAAACTACTTGGCCTGTcgacaacaataataaaaatgag TATCAGGACTTGTTCAATTTCAATCAAAGTGAACATGAAGCTCCACCAAGTTGGGATGGTTGTGATATATTCAAAGATTTGGAGGATCTTGGCTTCCTGGCAGAACTTAACAAGATTAATGGTCACTATATCTGCAATAGTCAGGCAGCAGATTGTGTTACAGATCAAATGTTGCTTGAACAGAATGAGTTCTTGAGAGCAGCAAAAGAGTCTGAAATTAACCCTAATAGGGGATTTGGTGTGCACTATTCAGAAATATTATATGATCCAATACTTGATATTCCTATCCCTCAATCAATTGATGGGGAACCAATGATCCTACAGGAACCACATTGGTCACATGAGCCTCTTGATATGTCTTCAAAG CTGAACAACAATTTTGAAGTAACAAAAATTAATGAAGATGAAGTATTGTCTCATAACCCAGCTACTGCTCCCTGGGAACTACACAAAGAATATGAAAGCTTTTCTGTTACAGAATCTG GAACACAAAGTGCCATTTATTCAAGTCTCCAATCCTTATTGGAGTCCATCCCTGCAAGCCATGCCTCAGCTGTGGAAAATCCAGTTCATAATAGTGGCTGGTCCTTGGGGGTGCAATCCTTTGATAAACTATTACAAATTAATGGCTCAAGCAAGCATCCTTCACCTACTCATAATTACCAAATGCTTAATCAACCTTGGAAGAGAGCTTCACCTGGAAAGGGATATAAGTTTGTGGCTGGCCTAGTCGTGCTCTCAGGGACATCATGGTTTGTTCTTGTCTTAGTGTTTGCCAAGATTGCTCGGCTTCTATGGAAGATGATCTTTTCTTAA